A part of Kryptolebias marmoratus isolate JLee-2015 linkage group LG8, ASM164957v2, whole genome shotgun sequence genomic DNA contains:
- the si:ch211-150o23.3 gene encoding uncharacterized protein si:ch211-150o23.3, producing MLTFLHIFVAGLLGALWDGVAGFGLGGIRVVNGDHCSGIVEVNLHGQWGTVCDDGWDMRAANVVCLELGCGFAEFSHDAKFGPGSGMIALNSVTCTGHESSLIHCDLSLNKNSFCTHENDAGVKCTGTLFEPRLALLSPQSVFSSGESVHFYCSIMQLNRVSDVHLYKHGIATPLVTQRADPTQMGVDLTLSDVETFYQGSYSCQYSVTGGFPPQRISSPPSNTINITVVDLLTPQLWYNTSPEAPVGSVVKGQSFNITCSTLQQYPGGSFQLRLVRSNGTVRQSLPALSHSVTFTFSDAQSANEGYYYCLYRVQLGGRTFVSRESQPLPIAVRDSDPILSPMVISWLVSGVTFVIAIIIILTVARVVCNKEKKPSELERETRTCVDNTYVALSVNKL from the exons ATGCTGACATTCCTTCACATCTTTGTAGCAG GCCTGCTGGGTGCTCTGTGGGATGGAGTAGCTGGTTTCGGTTTAGGTGGGATAAGAGTGGTGAACGGAGACCACTGCTCCGGCATAGTCGAAGTGAACCTCCACGGACAGTGGGGGACCGTCTGCGACGATGGCTGGGACATGCGAGCAGCCAACGTGGTGTGCCTGGAGCTGGGCTGTGGCTTTGCCGAATTCTCCCACGACGCCAAATTCGGCCCGGGCAGCGGAATGATCGCGCTGAACTCCGTCACGTGCACCGGGCACGAATCCAGCCTGATTCACTGCGACCTCTCCCTGAACAAGAACTCCTTCTGCACCCATGAGAACGACGCGGGCGTGAAGTGCACAG GGACTCTGTTTGAGCCCCGGCTTGCGCTGCTGTCCCCGCAGTCGGTCTTCTCTTCCGGGGAGTCTGTTCACTTTTACTGCAGCATCATGCAGCTCAACCGCGTCAGCGACGTGCACCTGTACAAGCACGGGATCGCCACGCCTCTGGTCACGCAGAGAGCTGACCCGACTCAGATGGGGGTGGACCTCACCCTGTCCGACGTGGAAACGTTTTACCAGGGCAGCTACAGCTGTCAGTACAGCGTCACGGGCGGATTCCCTCCCCAGCGGATCAGCTCTCCACCCAGCAACACCATCAACATCACAGTGG TGGACCTCCTGACCCCCCAGCTCTGGTACAACACGTCCCCCGAGGCTCCGGTCGGCTCCGTCGTCAAAGGGCAGAGTTTTAACATCACTTGCTCCACCCTGCAGCAGTACCCCGGCGGCTCCTTCCAGCTCCGTCTCGTCCGCTCCAACGGCACAGTGCGCCAGTCACTGCCCGCGCTCTCCCACTCCGTCACATTCACCTTCTCCGACGCCCAGAGCGCCAACGAGGGCTACTACTACTGCCTGTATCGGGTCCAGCTGGGCGGACGTACGTTCGTCTCCAGGGAAAGCCAGCCCCTGCCTATCGCCGTCAGAG ATTCCGACCCAATCCTCAGCCCCATGGTGATCAGCTGGCTCGTGTCTGGAGTGACGTTCGTCATCGCCATCATCATTATTTTAACTGTGGCCAGGGTGGTCTGCAACAAGGAGAAGAAACCCTCGGAGCTGGAGCGGGAGACCAGAACCT GTGTGGACAACACTTACGTCGCCTTATCAGTTAATAAGCTCTGA